From the Psychrobacillus sp. FSL K6-4046 genome, one window contains:
- a CDS encoding EamA family transporter, with the protein MKRVAVIPYIFVLLGAMLWGTTGTAQTFLPDNAHPFIISAGRSATGGIPLLIIMILLKKIKLHTWPWKQTLYAAICISLFQLLFFSSVRLTGVAIASVVAIGSAPVFSGVVEWIFLKMKPTKVWGLSTGLAIVGCLFLFLTKGEVTIDPVGILYSLVAGLIFAFYTLTSKSLLQKEEAIPVVAVTFSLSALLLTPFFFIYDISWLADPGNVGIIVYLGLATTSVAYVLYGWGLRKIPASSALTLSLAEPTTAALLGVVVVGEILGFTSWIGIGLLLGSIVILTLGSKATKPNKLK; encoded by the coding sequence ATGAAAAGAGTGGCTGTTATACCATACATATTCGTATTACTGGGAGCGATGCTTTGGGGAACGACAGGAACGGCTCAAACATTTTTACCAGATAATGCCCATCCCTTTATTATTAGCGCTGGACGATCGGCAACCGGAGGCATTCCCCTATTAATCATTATGATTTTACTAAAAAAAATAAAGCTTCATACTTGGCCTTGGAAACAGACATTATATGCTGCTATTTGCATATCCTTGTTTCAGCTTTTGTTTTTTTCATCCGTTCGATTAACCGGTGTTGCCATTGCCAGTGTAGTTGCTATCGGAAGCGCGCCTGTTTTTTCTGGCGTGGTTGAATGGATTTTCTTAAAAATGAAACCTACAAAAGTGTGGGGGCTCTCTACTGGGCTAGCAATTGTTGGCTGTCTGTTTTTATTTTTGACGAAGGGTGAAGTAACAATCGATCCGGTAGGTATTTTATATTCACTAGTTGCCGGGCTTATATTTGCTTTTTATACGCTTACGAGCAAGTCCCTTTTACAAAAAGAAGAAGCCATCCCTGTAGTGGCAGTGACATTCTCACTAAGTGCGTTGCTGTTAACGCCATTTTTCTTTATCTATGACATAAGCTGGCTAGCTGATCCAGGTAACGTGGGAATCATCGTCTATTTAGGCTTGGCTACAACGAGTGTGGCATATGTTTTGTATGGGTGGGGTCTTCGGAAGATACCAGCATCCTCTGCATTGACACTATCGCTAGCAGAGCCAACTACAGCTGCACTGCTTGGTGTAGTGGTAGTGGGAGAAATTTTAGGGTTTACATCGTGGATAGGAATTGGTTTGTTGCTTGGAAGTATCGTCATTTTAACTTTGGGTAGTAAAGCAACCAAACCAAACAAGCTCAAGTGA
- a CDS encoding type II CAAX endopeptidase family protein, whose translation MNLKSMIPAYIGLNLFCSAILFFMLLEGYLAYGAVLAFNEASKIILVIILASISLTLFGVLLTYLTPEKYIDEMNKSYQDSSVLEIISFMLLAALFEELLFRGIIQNVLFIIVDHRWLAILLTSFLFLAFHVQYYKKPLMLLNITVPSLVFGWCYFYTDNLLVPIIVHFILNVSMTLLFKFNKITLKA comes from the coding sequence ATGAATTTAAAGAGTATGATTCCAGCTTATATCGGCTTAAATTTATTTTGTAGTGCTATTCTCTTTTTTATGCTACTAGAAGGCTATTTGGCATATGGCGCTGTCTTAGCCTTTAACGAAGCTTCAAAAATAATATTGGTCATCATCTTGGCTTCGATTAGTTTAACTCTATTCGGAGTCCTACTGACTTATCTAACCCCGGAAAAGTACATAGATGAAATGAATAAAAGTTATCAAGATAGTTCAGTTTTAGAAATTATCTCGTTTATGTTGCTGGCTGCTCTTTTTGAAGAATTACTTTTTCGAGGAATTATACAAAATGTTTTATTTATAATCGTCGATCATCGATGGCTCGCCATTTTACTAACTTCTTTTTTATTTTTGGCATTTCACGTCCAGTACTATAAAAAACCGTTGATGCTCCTTAATATCACAGTTCCGAGCCTAGTTTTTGGCTGGTGTTATTTTTATACAGATAATTTATTGGTGCCTATTATTGTCCATTTTATATTGAATGTTAGTATGACCTTATTGTTTAAATTTAATAAGATTACGCTAAAGGCATAA
- a CDS encoding PepSY domain-containing protein: MKEIIVSIIYFIASIAFFLYFFYDSSKYLRIDPTLHFLSIYIPLILLSYVQIYIIWMDEREKFFKTTGLCLLGIVCITLMYEIVKPNYTYEEAKQIVAREYDVEVQDSFLTTIPQAETGKENYRMNVIQDSNEIVVIFNPYTKEILFLN, from the coding sequence ATGAAGGAAATAATTGTGTCTATTATTTATTTTATAGCGTCCATTGCTTTCTTTCTTTACTTCTTTTATGATTCCAGCAAATATTTAAGGATTGATCCAACTCTACACTTTTTATCCATTTACATTCCGTTAATTTTATTATCGTATGTTCAAATTTATATTATTTGGATGGATGAAAGAGAAAAATTCTTTAAAACGACAGGATTGTGCTTATTAGGTATTGTTTGTATTACTTTGATGTATGAAATAGTTAAGCCTAATTATACGTATGAAGAAGCAAAGCAAATAGTAGCGAGGGAGTATGACGTAGAGGTCCAAGATAGTTTTCTAACTACTATACCTCAAGCGGAGACAGGTAAAGAGAATTATCGTATGAATGTTATTCAGGATTCCAATGAAATTGTTGTAATCTTTAACCCATATACAAAGGAAATACTGTTTTTAAATTAA
- a CDS encoding sigma-70 family RNA polymerase sigma factor: protein MDSYLEEQRFQQVMQENMDYLLKLAYLYVKEWPAAEDIVQEVFLTFYQKFEQFEERASLKTYLARITINRCKDYLKSWRYRTHTLTNSFKSPTKRSRNVMIESDEKLELAEAVLELPLKYREVIIHYYFEELSVLEISQLLIISDSTVKTRLRKARSLLKEKLKDGEWEVLVNE from the coding sequence TTGGACAGTTATTTAGAAGAACAGAGGTTTCAGCAGGTAATGCAGGAGAATATGGATTATCTGCTTAAGCTTGCTTACTTATATGTAAAGGAGTGGCCTGCAGCAGAGGATATTGTTCAAGAGGTTTTTTTGACCTTCTATCAGAAATTCGAGCAGTTTGAAGAACGAGCATCTTTGAAGACATACCTTGCACGAATAACCATTAACAGATGTAAGGATTATTTGAAGAGCTGGCGATATCGAACTCATACATTAACTAATTCATTTAAATCACCAACTAAAAGGTCTCGAAATGTCATGATAGAAAGTGATGAAAAATTAGAACTGGCAGAAGCAGTGCTAGAGCTCCCATTGAAATATCGTGAAGTGATCATACACTATTATTTTGAAGAGTTATCAGTCCTGGAGATTTCTCAGCTGTTAATCATTTCAGATAGTACCGTAAAGACAAGGCTCAGAAAAGCTAGGTCACTATTGAAGGAAAAACTAAAGGATGGGGAATGGGAGGTGCTTGTAAATGAATGA
- a CDS encoding DUF4652 domain-containing protein encodes MNDIKQQLLLKIGNTSERGDRVKEQIQKKKGTHIKRKSERLASYTAIAAFIGLIAVACFLLVPNLLQEKPFQPAEEPPTTVVPPLEEPNHEEDLTLLLKEYFPANSKSTFDGGYEDSGSTIETTWLNVDYVQQIVSNTGAAFENIYRIKDNKVVLVYREMLEGVSPTNMTFKELESLPTIELILEAPFEVGDPYGYGGTLGEGVIVSLEEEIATPLGTLNNVMVVETSADAYRARSYYAPGYGYIKGVSEYWDEEKGDYIIGVTEEIKEYTYATESKDVRDKVTPETFEKTKVSNYKPSFHSPWIPSPNGTYRATIEGRGEQAGEEGIGTLVIENMNAKDSFIFKLLEEEPYRQYTPKEVAWIDESRLFVIIGYAYGMVTAGGKLYVLDIERNEMKPIITDLTNKEEVMSIKVNNDDTFTYQLHVYDTDAMEGSESHVEENTLPLPKPGERD; translated from the coding sequence ATGAATGATATTAAACAACAGCTGCTGTTGAAAATAGGGAACACCTCCGAACGTGGTGATAGAGTGAAGGAGCAGATTCAAAAGAAAAAAGGGACCCACATAAAAAGAAAGTCGGAGCGTTTGGCTAGCTATACAGCTATAGCAGCTTTTATAGGTTTGATAGCTGTTGCTTGCTTCCTACTAGTCCCAAACCTTCTCCAAGAAAAGCCGTTCCAACCTGCAGAGGAACCGCCAACCACTGTGGTCCCTCCCTTGGAAGAACCAAATCATGAAGAAGATCTTACATTGCTATTAAAAGAATATTTTCCGGCCAATAGCAAGTCTACTTTTGATGGTGGTTATGAGGATAGCGGTTCTACTATTGAAACAACTTGGCTCAACGTAGATTATGTTCAGCAAATAGTGAGTAATACAGGGGCAGCGTTCGAAAACATTTATCGGATTAAGGACAATAAGGTAGTGCTCGTTTACAGAGAAATGCTGGAGGGCGTCTCGCCAACGAATATGACATTCAAAGAGTTAGAGTCCTTGCCTACCATAGAGCTGATACTAGAAGCTCCATTTGAAGTGGGAGATCCATATGGGTATGGAGGTACCCTTGGTGAAGGGGTTATTGTTTCCTTAGAAGAAGAGATTGCAACTCCTTTAGGTACCTTGAACAATGTGATGGTTGTAGAGACAAGTGCGGATGCGTATCGAGCTAGAAGCTATTATGCTCCTGGATATGGATATATAAAAGGGGTATCTGAATACTGGGATGAAGAAAAAGGCGATTATATTATTGGAGTAACAGAGGAAATAAAAGAATATACGTATGCAACAGAGTCTAAAGATGTTAGAGATAAAGTAACTCCCGAAACATTTGAGAAAACTAAAGTATCCAATTACAAACCAAGTTTCCATTCTCCATGGATTCCTTCACCCAATGGTACATATCGTGCCACAATAGAAGGACGTGGAGAACAGGCTGGAGAAGAGGGCATCGGTACTTTAGTTATCGAAAACATGAATGCAAAGGATTCATTTATCTTTAAATTACTAGAGGAAGAACCTTACAGGCAATACACACCGAAAGAAGTGGCTTGGATTGATGAAAGTCGACTATTTGTTATAATCGGCTATGCCTACGGGATGGTAACTGCTGGTGGCAAGCTGTATGTGTTAGACATAGAGAGGAATGAAATGAAGCCAATTATTACAGATTTAACTAACAAAGAAGAAGTTATGTCTATAAAGGTGAACAACGATGATACTTTCACATATCAATTACATGTATATGATACAGATGCAATGGAAGGCTCAGAAAGCCATGTGGAAGAAAATACACTACCATTACCAAAGCCTGGAGAGAGGGATTAA
- a CDS encoding nuclear transport factor 2 family protein, translated as MEILNTYIAATNTHDFEQVRKVLHNNAVYFFSDQTCTTHQEIQNYFENAWTVVKDENYEARNVHWLHQDEDSATCIYTYFYEGYVNGEYVNGEGRATNVFVKNEGDWKLIHEHLSDKL; from the coding sequence ATGGAAATTCTAAATACGTATATAGCAGCCACGAACACGCATGACTTTGAACAGGTCCGTAAAGTATTGCACAACAATGCCGTTTACTTTTTCTCCGATCAAACCTGTACTACTCATCAAGAGATACAGAATTACTTTGAAAACGCTTGGACGGTTGTAAAAGATGAAAACTATGAGGCTCGGAATGTCCATTGGCTCCATCAAGATGAAGACTCAGCGACATGTATCTATACCTATTTTTATGAAGGGTACGTGAATGGTGAGTATGTTAATGGAGAAGGCAGAGCTACAAATGTATTCGTAAAGAATGAAGGAGATTGGAAACTCATTCATGAGCATTTAAGTGACAAATTATAA
- a CDS encoding LytTR family DNA-binding domain-containing protein, which produces MEITKDQLKRYSNLLEEWIPKEASIAIAVKDQYIYYYAGEHDLQLQEGQKVQPGSIADLVFKNGCRTEAVLDDNLFQIPYYGVGYPIEINGENAVLVVILPPKHAVTKQSLVRFLTGKKEEEWKPVPIEKIEYLESLQKKIWFYAEGEAYKTTIPLKELQRKLPDDFIRIHRSYIVNISFIDRIIRDFSSNLLVVLTDDTELPISQSYMAEVRAVLGF; this is translated from the coding sequence ATGGAAATAACGAAAGACCAATTAAAGAGATATAGCAATCTTTTAGAAGAATGGATTCCTAAAGAGGCTTCCATTGCCATTGCCGTTAAAGACCAGTACATCTATTATTATGCCGGCGAGCATGACCTACAATTGCAGGAAGGACAGAAGGTACAGCCAGGAAGCATTGCTGATTTAGTTTTTAAAAATGGCTGTCGAACAGAAGCTGTATTAGACGATAATTTGTTTCAAATTCCTTACTACGGAGTAGGCTATCCTATCGAGATTAATGGCGAAAATGCTGTATTAGTTGTTATACTCCCACCCAAGCATGCTGTTACAAAGCAATCCCTGGTTCGATTTCTTACAGGAAAAAAAGAAGAAGAGTGGAAGCCTGTACCTATTGAAAAAATAGAATACCTGGAAAGCTTGCAAAAAAAGATTTGGTTTTATGCAGAGGGTGAGGCTTATAAAACGACTATCCCTTTAAAGGAACTTCAAAGAAAATTGCCTGATGATTTCATAAGAATACATCGTTCTTATATCGTTAATATCTCATTTATCGATCGAATCATTCGAGACTTTTCCTCCAATTTATTAGTTGTATTGACCGATGATACGGAATTACCGATTAGCCAATCTTATATGGCTGAGGTGAGGGCTGTTTTAGGATTTTAA
- the aceA gene encoding isocitrate lyase, with protein MTKRQQQVEELRKQWEEDNRWKGIERPYTPEEVIKLRGSLQIEHTLARKGAERLWNSLHKEDFINALGALTGNQAVQQVKAGLQAIYLSGWQVAADANLSGQMYPDQSLYPANSVPAVVKRINQALQRADQIDQAEGREDEFDWFAPIVADAEAGFGGPLNVFELIKGMIEAGAAGVHLEDQLASEKKCGHLGGKVLLPTQNAIRNLVAARLAADVSGVPTVLIARTDADAADMVTSDIDPRDHEFITGERTPEGFYRTKAGIEQAIARGLAYAPYADLVWCETSHPSLEEAKQFADAIHAQYPDKMLAYNCSPSFNWKANLDEETIAKYQVELGKMGYKFQFVTLAGFHSLNHSMFELAHEYKTKGMAAYSKLQQAEFANESKGYTATKHQREVGTGYFDEVSQVVSGGTSSTTAMKGSTETAQFA; from the coding sequence ATGACAAAAAGACAACAGCAAGTAGAAGAGCTTAGAAAGCAATGGGAAGAGGATAACCGTTGGAAGGGAATAGAACGTCCTTACACTCCAGAAGAGGTTATTAAGCTACGTGGATCACTACAAATCGAGCATACATTAGCGCGCAAGGGAGCAGAACGTCTATGGAATTCCCTTCATAAAGAAGATTTTATAAATGCTTTAGGAGCTTTAACTGGAAACCAGGCAGTACAGCAGGTAAAAGCAGGACTACAAGCGATTTACTTGAGTGGCTGGCAGGTAGCAGCTGATGCTAACCTTTCCGGTCAAATGTATCCAGACCAAAGTCTTTACCCGGCAAACAGCGTTCCAGCAGTAGTGAAGCGTATAAACCAAGCGCTTCAGCGAGCAGACCAAATTGACCAGGCTGAAGGTCGTGAGGATGAGTTTGACTGGTTCGCACCAATTGTCGCAGATGCTGAAGCGGGTTTTGGTGGCCCACTGAACGTATTTGAGCTAATAAAAGGAATGATTGAAGCAGGAGCAGCTGGCGTTCACTTAGAAGACCAGCTGGCATCAGAAAAGAAGTGCGGACATCTTGGAGGTAAAGTACTTCTTCCAACACAAAATGCTATCCGTAACCTAGTGGCAGCTCGTTTAGCAGCTGACGTATCTGGTGTTCCTACTGTTTTAATCGCACGTACAGATGCAGACGCTGCAGATATGGTGACAAGCGATATTGACCCTCGTGACCATGAATTTATTACAGGAGAAAGAACTCCAGAAGGCTTCTATCGTACGAAGGCTGGTATAGAACAAGCAATCGCTCGTGGATTGGCTTATGCTCCATATGCAGATCTAGTATGGTGCGAAACCTCCCACCCGAGCCTAGAGGAAGCAAAGCAATTTGCGGATGCAATTCATGCTCAATATCCAGATAAAATGCTTGCATACAACTGTTCTCCATCGTTTAACTGGAAGGCAAACTTAGATGAAGAGACGATTGCTAAGTACCAAGTAGAGCTAGGTAAGATGGGCTACAAGTTCCAATTCGTTACACTTGCTGGATTCCATTCATTGAACCACAGTATGTTTGAGCTTGCTCATGAGTACAAAACGAAAGGGATGGCTGCATACTCCAAATTGCAGCAGGCAGAGTTTGCGAACGAATCAAAGGGGTATACTGCTACCAAACATCAGCGTGAGGTTGGTACTGGATACTTTGATGAGGTTTCTCAAGTCGTTTCCGGTGGTACTTCCTCTACGACTGCCATGAAAGGTTCAACTGAAACAGCACAATTTGCTTGA
- the aceB gene encoding malate synthase A translates to MEQTTEKKIEIVGKDVEGMHEILTPEALEFVASLHQTFDDRRKELLIARRDRQERLDNGEKLDFLTETKHIREGDWTIAPLPEDLQDRRVEITGPVNRKMVINALNSGAKAFMACFEDATSPTWENMIEGQINMRDAVRKTISYTQPETGKSYHLKDETAVLLVRPRGLHLMEKNIHIDGKPISGSFFDFGLYFFHNAKEAIGRGTGPYFYLPKLESHLEARMWNDIFIFAQEKLGIPQGTIKATVLIETIMAAFEMDEILYELKDHSAGLNCGRWDYIFSYIKRLRNQPEVILPDRGQVTMTSPFMRAYTQLCIQTCHKRNASAIGGMAAQIPIKNDEEANEAAFAKVREDKRREASDGHDGTWIAHPGLVPVAWEQFDEYMPTPNQIHRKREDVQVTADNLLEVPTGTITEEGLRLNCSVGVQYIASWLRGNGAAPINNLMEDAATAEISRTQVWQWVRHPEGKLEDGRKITMPLVEQVLTEELGKLKADFGNDIYLTGRYMEAAELFLTLVKEDNFIEFLTIPGYAKL, encoded by the coding sequence ATGGAACAAACAACTGAAAAAAAGATTGAAATTGTTGGTAAAGACGTGGAAGGAATGCATGAGATTCTAACACCGGAAGCTTTGGAATTCGTTGCTTCTCTTCATCAGACATTTGATGACCGACGAAAGGAGTTACTCATTGCTCGGCGAGACCGCCAGGAAAGGCTAGACAATGGAGAAAAATTAGATTTTCTTACAGAAACAAAACATATTCGAGAAGGGGATTGGACAATAGCTCCGCTCCCTGAGGATCTACAGGATAGAAGAGTAGAGATTACAGGACCAGTCAATCGAAAAATGGTGATCAATGCCCTAAATTCTGGAGCAAAAGCATTCATGGCCTGCTTCGAGGATGCAACATCTCCTACATGGGAGAATATGATTGAAGGCCAGATCAATATGAGAGACGCAGTAAGAAAGACGATTTCTTATACGCAGCCTGAAACTGGTAAAAGCTATCACTTAAAGGATGAAACAGCAGTGTTATTAGTTCGTCCTCGTGGCCTCCATCTGATGGAGAAGAATATTCATATAGATGGTAAGCCGATTTCTGGTAGCTTCTTTGACTTTGGATTATATTTTTTCCATAACGCGAAAGAGGCGATCGGGCGCGGAACAGGACCATATTTTTATCTGCCAAAGCTAGAAAGTCATCTAGAGGCAAGAATGTGGAATGATATCTTTATCTTTGCGCAGGAGAAGCTAGGGATTCCACAAGGAACGATTAAAGCCACGGTGCTTATAGAAACAATCATGGCTGCATTTGAAATGGATGAGATTTTATACGAATTAAAAGATCATTCTGCAGGCTTAAATTGTGGACGCTGGGATTATATTTTTAGCTATATCAAACGTCTTCGCAACCAACCAGAGGTTATTTTACCTGACCGTGGCCAAGTGACCATGACGTCACCATTTATGAGAGCGTATACACAGCTTTGTATTCAAACCTGTCATAAACGTAATGCTTCAGCTATCGGGGGAATGGCAGCTCAAATTCCTATTAAGAATGATGAGGAAGCAAACGAGGCGGCATTTGCAAAGGTTCGAGAAGACAAAAGAAGAGAAGCTTCGGATGGACACGATGGTACTTGGATAGCACACCCTGGACTTGTACCAGTTGCTTGGGAGCAATTCGACGAGTATATGCCAACGCCTAACCAAATCCACCGTAAACGAGAGGACGTTCAGGTAACTGCAGACAACCTACTCGAAGTACCAACTGGAACAATCACCGAAGAAGGACTCCGTCTAAACTGTAGCGTTGGAGTTCAATACATTGCTTCATGGCTACGAGGCAACGGGGCTGCACCTATTAACAACCTGATGGAGGATGCAGCGACTGCAGAAATTTCTCGTACACAAGTATGGCAATGGGTTCGACATCCAGAAGGAAAGCTAGAGGACGGGCGAAAAATTACAATGCCACTTGTAGAGCAGGTACTAACTGAGGAGCTTGGAAAGTTAAAAGCTGACTTCGGTAATGACATCTATTTGACCGGTAGATATATGGAAGCAGCAGAGCTGTTTTTGACATTAGTGAAAGAGGATAACTTCATTGAATTTTTAACTATTCCAGGCTATGCAAAATTATAG
- a CDS encoding BsuPI-related putative proteinase inhibitor has product MKKMFWSMLTIFTILFLASCGTNNDNDPTTGSEEQEKEAKVSTQLNVDANGEAMLLIKNPADNEMTLTFPSGQEVEYQLLDQDKNVVYTYSANKNFTQAIQEKKLKPNEEISVKLDLENELAEVPAGKYKLVVWSMASELSDQKVESDYEWAGTEQAEESAPPAGENDKITLYKEDANAEFVEPYEVEIDPSGDKVKQIFEEIDATNVGLLEYRFENDEKKLVLVMDKATENVQGTAGEYLFLGKVLHSYFENYPKLEEIDFVKEDGTPVELSHMGAVSTFTRDEQYTKPN; this is encoded by the coding sequence ATGAAAAAAATGTTTTGGAGTATGTTAACTATTTTTACAATCTTATTCCTTGCTAGCTGCGGAACTAATAATGATAATGACCCAACAACAGGCAGTGAAGAGCAAGAAAAAGAAGCAAAGGTCTCTACCCAATTAAATGTTGATGCTAATGGAGAAGCAATGCTCCTTATTAAAAACCCTGCGGATAATGAAATGACACTAACCTTTCCAAGCGGACAGGAGGTAGAGTATCAGCTACTAGATCAAGACAAAAATGTCGTGTATACGTATTCTGCCAATAAAAACTTTACACAAGCAATTCAGGAAAAGAAACTAAAGCCTAATGAAGAGATTTCCGTTAAGCTTGATTTGGAAAATGAACTAGCAGAAGTACCTGCCGGAAAGTACAAACTGGTTGTTTGGTCTATGGCATCTGAATTGAGCGATCAAAAGGTTGAATCTGATTATGAATGGGCTGGAACTGAACAAGCAGAAGAGAGTGCACCTCCTGCCGGTGAAAATGATAAAATTACTTTATACAAAGAAGATGCTAATGCAGAATTTGTAGAGCCTTACGAGGTGGAAATTGATCCATCTGGAGATAAAGTGAAGCAAATATTTGAAGAAATTGACGCAACAAATGTAGGATTACTAGAATATCGTTTTGAGAATGACGAGAAAAAACTAGTTTTAGTAATGGATAAGGCTACTGAAAATGTTCAAGGAACTGCTGGAGAATACCTATTTTTAGGCAAAGTCCTCCATTCTTACTTTGAAAACTACCCTAAATTAGAAGAAATTGATTTTGTTAAAGAAGATGGTACACCTGTTGAACTATCACATATGGGAGCTGTATCCACCTTCACACGCGATGAGCAATATACAAAACCGAATTAA
- a CDS encoding S16 family serine protease, which yields MKDKAQSLNVIPIIITIVFYLLVLGVFLRDAIDGISFLVLLLLSLFMLTISIFIFRRKQKTKQQLTISLAILLLLFCYELPLLGFVTKTYVANLYVEPRQTVEGSGIFIVAISYKALDNMESKQEAQEYLRKYPDQEVITINKVRNEILYENKNRTIFEWLQLKKTPKEEMRENLKLYFGKEEARLTEYFKHDKGIGDSAGLSLLLTELIIKGELQNGLRLAITGAIDAEGNVLAVGGLREKLQNVKKYDFPFMIIPSENAKEAETLQRELKLNIEVIDVEHVDEAIEVINDLNEKYKK from the coding sequence TTGAAAGATAAGGCTCAATCACTAAATGTCATCCCCATCATTATAACAATCGTTTTTTATCTTCTAGTACTAGGTGTATTCCTTCGAGACGCTATAGATGGTATCTCGTTTTTAGTTTTACTGCTCCTTAGTTTATTTATGCTAACTATCTCTATCTTCATATTTCGAAGAAAACAGAAGACCAAACAACAACTTACTATTTCTCTAGCGATCCTATTGCTTCTATTTTGTTATGAGCTTCCGCTTCTAGGGTTCGTTACAAAAACATACGTAGCAAACTTATATGTAGAACCAAGACAGACAGTAGAAGGTTCAGGAATCTTTATAGTAGCTATTTCTTACAAAGCTTTAGATAACATGGAAAGCAAACAGGAGGCTCAGGAGTATTTAAGGAAGTACCCTGATCAAGAGGTCATAACAATTAATAAAGTAAGGAATGAGATTCTTTACGAAAATAAGAACAGGACAATATTTGAGTGGCTACAACTTAAAAAAACGCCGAAGGAAGAGATGAGAGAGAACTTAAAACTGTACTTTGGTAAAGAAGAAGCAAGGCTTACAGAATATTTCAAGCATGATAAAGGGATAGGAGACAGTGCAGGGCTAAGCTTGCTGTTAACTGAACTCATTATAAAAGGTGAATTACAAAATGGTCTACGTTTGGCTATTACAGGTGCCATTGATGCAGAGGGAAATGTTTTAGCTGTTGGAGGCTTGAGAGAAAAACTACAAAATGTTAAAAAATATGATTTTCCTTTTATGATTATACCGAGCGAAAATGCAAAAGAAGCAGAGACCCTTCAAAGAGAGTTAAAGTTAAATATTGAAGTTATTGATGTCGAGCATGTTGACGAAGCCATTGAAGTAATTAATGATTTGAACGAAAAATATAAAAAGTAG
- a CDS encoding transcriptional regulator, whose translation MRIIILKSMKANQLSEMIYMKHNGEISKRRVKVLSVSKDSFQAYCFLRGTKRIFKIENVLAFVPVLQKEREVI comes from the coding sequence GTGCGCATAATAATTTTGAAGTCAATGAAAGCCAATCAGTTATCTGAAATGATTTACATGAAACACAATGGGGAAATCAGTAAGAGACGAGTTAAGGTGCTAAGTGTCTCTAAGGACTCCTTCCAGGCTTATTGCTTTTTAAGAGGTACGAAAAGGATCTTTAAAATAGAAAATGTGTTAGCATTTGTTCCCGTTCTCCAAAAGGAACGTGAGGTTATATGA
- a CDS encoding YolD-like family protein: protein MNIHDKFFEGIKKSKYPLDPRRNIKWGTSMMLPEHVSLLREYYEEVKKEPKPVLTEYDYVMISETLELAYTSKGDTKIKRWKNGHYIYNRGTIEEIDVKHRTIHLHDPFYLIPIKLEEIVDITIMD, encoded by the coding sequence ATGAATATTCATGATAAATTTTTTGAAGGGATTAAAAAATCTAAATATCCTTTAGATCCTCGTCGAAATATTAAATGGGGGACATCTATGATGCTTCCAGAACATGTCTCACTACTTCGTGAGTATTATGAAGAGGTAAAGAAAGAGCCTAAGCCAGTATTAACCGAATACGATTATGTCATGATCTCAGAGACGCTTGAGTTAGCCTATACGTCTAAAGGTGATACGAAGATCAAACGCTGGAAAAATGGTCACTATATTTATAACAGGGGTACCATTGAAGAAATAGATGTAAAGCATAGGACAATTCATCTTCACGATCCATTTTATTTAATACCTATTAAGCTAGAAGAAATTGTAGATATAACAATTATGGACTAA